One Citrus sinensis cultivar Valencia sweet orange chromosome 5, DVS_A1.0, whole genome shotgun sequence genomic window, CGccttatatattttatgcttTGGAACTTGGTtataaaaattcttatatgCGTAGGggtgataaaattgaaccggttaaaagaaattggtgggttcgattttttagtgttttcgtatttttcttaaaaaataaacataaagcGAGCTGAATACAAATATTTAGTTTGATTATTGgttcaaattctcaaaatcagaatcaaactgaaaaaataataatttttttatatgtgaCATAATTTAAGAgtgacataaaaaaataaaataaaaattgttgaattttgtaagaaaatttaaaaaagatataaatatttgaagaacCAAACTGATCCAGAATCGAACAAAAAACTTCAATTTTGGTTCggttttatttttggttcgaTTTTTATCgacttttgaaaatttaatatccaACCGAGCTGAACTGAAATTTTTGATTCAATTGGATACCAATATGCACCGCTCGTTGTCCACCCTGAATACGCCCATTATACCAACCACACAGcgcaaagaaaataatattctaaTCTATGATTTTTGCAAAAAGTATTAATTTCAAGGGTCCTGTTGCAAAAGTTGCAACatacaacaattttttatctttctgtGTTTGATTACACTACACAATCttatattttcacaaaattcaaTAGACACTAAAAGTTACAAACTTTTATATATAAGTCCATTTTTAGGATAAAATGGCatttgaaacaaattttaatttattattattatcattattgctattaaaattttcttatttttatttattttaattattattatttatgattataactgtcattattattattaaaatttattacttttttattttaattgttattatacgtaattaattcattattattaatgtttatcttgttatgattaaaattattgttattattaaaatatattcactttattattttaattatttttgttattatttttattaatattaatattattaaaacttattaataatttttattatttttgttattatttttattaatattaatattattaaaacttattaataatttttattattttaattattatcattattaatattattaattcagttaattttgttgttgttgttattattattattattgttttaattataatatatacaatTAGGGACGCAATTAACAAAGGGCATTTTAATAACTTGTAATAGTCTATTCCAAttctaaaataaagtaaacacatcaatagGAATATTGTTCATTCCGATTCCGATTCCTACATctcaagtaaacaacttattctgATTCAAATTCCTTATTACGATTCTAGTTCATTTCGATTCTTGTTTAATAAATGCAACATTAGAATGTGTTTGGAACAGAGTATTgtatattgttataatattgttcacattaatttattgattatctATGTTTGGAAGTTTTGAAAGTTAGATTGtggttaattatataattcaccGCAATGTGCTAACTTTTGCCTTAAttgaaacattaaatatatttaaattatatttttatttttactataataattataatattaaaaataaattattttattattttattttattctatcatagtatatttatatattaataattaatataaaataataattaaatataattaataataattttaaacgATAAGAGTAGATTCAGAAATGATagtaataattagataattatgaAATACTTATGAATTTgtagaataaataaacatatttttctttctgaagTTAGGAAGCAAATACatgctttattttatatttaacgGGTTGTGGCTCTTACAAACGAATATTGAATCATGTATTGTAATTGcctaatattaataataaaagttctcttaaaatttcttttttttttccttattcatattatttaacaactaaaccaataaataaaataataattatattttttctgatatttcaaaatacaagaGGAATTGCAATGAAAATAACCTGAATAAATACGTTCGTTGCATCATTCTTGCCTTGAATCCGAtggttaaattataaaatgacaaaagtaGTGGTTTGTTGCAACATAAGTGGCCCCTAATTTCAAAATGATATTAGTCCCCAAGCCGCCAAGCGAAGGATATTAACCTGTTTGCAAGTACACAGCGAAGCGAGAGGCGACAATGACTCAACACAGaccaaatatattatattatatgtgcCAATTTCCTCGAAGTCCACCACCTCGTCCTCTTCAACATACACGTCCTCTTCAACATACACGCAAAACAACATAACCGTCGAATCAGATCGTTTCATCGAGTACAAGCTGACGAAACACGCTATCTTCACTTTTCAGTGACGACCACCCAACCTTTCTCTCACTTTCCACCCGCCACGTGTCCTTCCACTCTTCCATTTCCTGCCGATAACACAATCCCCTACGCTTACACATATATCCGCTCTCAATCTCACGCCCTTGAATCCAGCGCTTTATCTTTGCATATCTCTTAGAAAACGACAGCGTTTCTCTTTTAACCGCCGAAGAAGATGGATCACGAAGCGGACGCGCACCGGACGGACTTGATGACTATTACTCGTTTTGTGCTGAACGAGCAGTCGAAGCACCCGGAGTCCCGCGGCGACTTCAGCATCTTGCTTAGTCACATTGTTCTCGGCTGCAAGTTCGTTTGTTCTGCTGTTAACAAGGTCGCTTCGTTTTTTAATTCCCTCGTCTTGTTTGGTCTAGTGATTTAGTTCGTTGTCTCTGAAATTCGTATTTTCGGAAATTCGGGAGAAACTCTGTTTTGTGGATCAAAGAGAGAGGAAAATAGATGGCGTAATTCTTAATGTTGTTGAAAGTTATATTGGAATTGTCTTTTTAGTTGAAGGTTATTTTAGGAAATAATGTGCTATAATTCGAATGAAATCACTAGCAATGTGAAAGCCAGAGTTAAAATATTAGCTGCAAGTGaaaaatagatattttatCTAACATTTTAACTGTTGTACGCTTGGAGTTACGTGGAAGCAGAAATGCTTCAAAGAACAAATCTTGAAAACAAAGAGTAGAGGTTTCTTGGTCTCTGTCTTTGAATTGCTGTAATCATGTGGACCGTATACATAAAAAGAAGTCTTCTTTGACCcctgtttttactttttgcaGGCGGGTCTTGCCAAGCTAATTGGACTTGCTGGAGAAACCAATGTTCAGGTAAGTAGTTGGtggatttgattattttattttattttatttttgcttataTATGCTCATTAACTTGAGTTTATTTGCCTATATATTGACTAAAGGGTGAAGAGCAAAAGAAATTAGATGTCCTCTCTAATGATGTCTTTGTCAAAGCTTTGATCAGCAGTGGCCGAACAGTAAGTGGCCTTGTGtttctatgtttaatttattgaaaccagttatgttatttttctgaAAGTTTTTATCTCCTGCCAGTGCATCCTTGTCTCcgaagaagatgaagaggcAATATTTGTGGAGCCCTCTAAGCGTGGAAGGTGTGTTCCTTTGCTCTcagttttcttttgttcatttatctgttttaaatattcaatttatacTTTCTACACTCTTTTTACTTACTTGGTTCTATTTTGTTCTGATGGCAAAGGTACTGTGTTGTTTTTGATCCGTTGGATGGGTCTTCTAACATTGATTGTGGTGTTTCCATTGGAACGGTTTGAAACCTCATCTGAGAATAGTCTGTTTTATGttgttttatcaaaattttgcaaataCTGACATATGTATAAAATGACTATTCTTTCCAGCATGAATATTTTGCAGTGATCAATTGACTTATTCTCTTTCATCTAGATATTTGGGATTTATATGATGAAAGATAGCCATGAACCGACTCTAGATGATGTGTTGCAACCTGGCAACAATATGTTGGCTGCTGGCTATTGCATGTATGGAAGCTCTTGCACGGTATAGAAGGATCACTTTTCTTGTGTTTTAGATGTGTAATTGTTGTTCAGAAAAccttatattaataaataaaagaattaattcaCATTGATAGTCAGGTTCAAAGAAGAAAGTTTAGTGATTTATGAgggtccttttttttttttctctttttcttccctTGCGAAAAGTGTTAAATTCTTGTACTAATTCAAGTATATAATTGTCCTGCAGCTTGTATTGAGCACTGGGAGTGGTGTCAATGGGTTTACGCTTGATCCGTCTCTTGGGGAGTTCATACTAACTCACCCAGATATTAAGGTATGTCTTATCAGCCAGATGCAGGagcattttgagaaaattaatttatcttcttATATTTTCGACAGCTTGCGTATATATAAACTCCAGATTCCAAGTTTATTAAGGTGAATAAGTGTatgtgcatttttttttgacaGAACTAGCTTAGACGATTATGATATGCCTCTCTCTTCTGTTTGAAGGGGGATTTACGATATGCCCTATAAAAAAGCTTGAAAGAGTTATTGCATGTGTAGTAGGGATATCTATCATCTCCATTCACAAAGTGTGCATTGTTTTACAGTTTTcactttctctttttaatatattttttatatgacaGATTCCAAAGAAAGGAAAGATTTACTCGGTAAATGAAGGAAATGCTAAGAACTGGGATGGTCCAACAGCCAAGTGTGCATTATTCATTTAGTAATCTcttatttctcttcttctaGTGGAATAGTTTCCTGACATCTCTTATTTTAGGTATGTGGAAAAATGCAAGTTCCCTAAAGATGGTTCATCACCAAAGTCCTTAAGATACATTGGAAGGTATTGTGGTTCCTAACAACAGTATATTGAGATGttgaaattattcatttaGTGTTTAGCTCATGACTGATTAAGTATTACCATTGAATTTGAATCCTATGCTTCCAATCATAAATTTCTGATCTATATGCATGGACTTCCAGAAGCAAAATAAACCATTAATCTATCGTTGTGTAAGTAATAACTTGCGTTCTCCTTTCATAAAGCATTTTTGGCAGAAACAGATAATTCACGTAGGTAGTTAGAAGTTAGTGTTGAAGATGAGTATTGACACTTCCAAAATCAACCCAACCCAGAGTGTTAGCACTTCCAAAATCAACCCCATCCCTTTGGTTGTGAATTATTTAGCTCTTACATCAGATTACTTCAATAGATTCTATCCAAAGGTAATTTCTTGTATGTTTACATTGGGTGATTTCTCGACCCTAGTAATTGCAAAAATCTCACACATCTGAATTACTAGTCATCTCTTTCTAACGGCGTATGATTTACAAGTGGTGAAAACATTCCTTTAGGATTATTATTGGGCTCCAATTACATGAAATTCAATGCTGCCTAGTAGTTTTCTTGTTCTGCTATTTGTCTTTCATCACAAACTAGCATTTTTCCTTGAAATGTCAAAACATTTGTATTATCTGACGATAATTAAGATTCTATAGTTTATAGTTTGTGATGATGCCATGGTTATCAACAGCATGGTAGCTGATGTCCACCGCACATTACTTTATGGAGGTATCTTTATGTATCCTCGTGATAAGAAGAGCCCCAATGGCAAATTGCGGTATGTTTTTGGGAGCTGtagcaattttttttggttttatttctttttccccttaaGGTCCATGAGCTTGAAAAACTACTCTGTCATTACAAAACCGTATACTAATGTTTTGAGTAAGCCATTGTGTGGAATAGTGTGCTCTATGAAGTCTTCCCAATGTCATTCTTGATGGAACAAGCCGGTGGTCAATCTTTCACTGGCAAGCAACGGGTATGTATATACTTGTCGACTCTCTTCTTATAAATCCAGTTTACGCTACTGTTTCGATTTGTTCAGCTTAACTTAGTTTATTGTActctttgtttttgtttgtttaatgcTTATAGCAATTTGAgtgaggaaaaagaaatcattaataaaatctctcGGGActctaattaaatttcaatgtcTTGTGACCGATGAATTGACATCATTTTCTGTGCAGGCACTTGACTTGGTTCCAAAGAAGATTCATGAACGTTCTCCCATATTTTTGGGCAGCTATGATGATGTCGAAGAAATCAAAGCACTCTATGCTGcagaagagaagaaagaatgAGCTTGTCAATTCTATCTTTCATGATGCTTACATATCTCTATCAGATCCCATTTCTGATCAACTTTCCATAACATGTTACAAAACTTTCATTAAGGTTCCTTTATGTATTGGAAATGATACAGTTCCAGTCCAAGCtgtatattttgaataaaatgaaGGTGAATGTTTCagtttttgtattattatgaaaatttctaTTCATTTATTGATATAAAAAGCCTGCTCCTCAGCAAAGAACATTCTCTGAATCTCTGTTATGAATGTCACAATTTCCAATTTCTGTTGGTAATAAGTAGTAGCTAGCCTTTGCCACCAAAAATgagaaaacatgaaaaaaaaaaatggttttacCTGGGCCTAGTAGTGTCGTTGATTGgtagataattttcttttcttttacttgaAACTCGCACggaatttatttgaatttccaGTAATTGGGAAAAGAAACCGGCAAAGCTTTGAAGTCAAACCGCAGACTCGGAAAGAACATCTCCTACAAGtttttctaaaattcattGGCCAAATtagataaaattcaaaaatagaattttgaattgactgatattttaaatagaattttgaAATCTTACTAAAAAGAGGGGATGatgacattaaaaaatataataatattattggatattttaattttttttcactcatagtatctattttctttatttcatattatcattaccgtaaaatgaatattatcatatatttcattttcgtttatttttgaaaaagaaaatctatcTCCTGTCATTATTAACAAACTTTCAAACAGGTTGATTATAACCCACGTGTCTATCTCAACCCAGTACCACGCTGAAACGGCCACACCCAATTACTCCctctcttcttcctcttcttgaTAACAACACGTACAGGGCAAACAAAATCACAATTacataataaacaaacaattaatcataaaaacgAAAAAAGTCATCAGATCGAAACCAAAAATcgattgaaattcaaaatgtcCAGCGACAGCGACGAGGACGAGCTACTTCAGATGGCGTTGAAGGAGCAAGCGCAGCGCCGCGTCGTCTACGACACTCCGCAGCCGAGGAAACCGGTGACAAATTACGTTCAGCAACCGAAATCGGCGGCGACGCAGAAGGGTGGGAGATCGCAGGGGAAGAAGTACGAGGAGGAGGAAGAGTCCGAGGTGGAGATGCTGAGCATTTCCAGTGGAGACGAAGAGGTCAGTAGAGATCGAGGTTTAGCCGCTAAAAATAGAGCTAGAGGAAGAAAAGATGACGACGGCACATGGGATGGCGACGAGCCTAATTGCTGGAAGCGCGTTGATGAAGCCGAGGTCTtgcttcatttgttttttagttaatttattcatttctttctcttaGTCCTTAGTTATTCGTTTTTTCGTTTTTGAATATAAACCTGAAAAACGAGTCTAagtataaaaacaataaaattattttcaaattgtgAACCAAATGCCGCCTTTAATATATTGATAGAGCTCTTAGGATGCTACTTTCACTTGATGAAGAAGgacatttgatttattttgatgACATTGTTATTTGTCTACAGCTTGCTCGCCGCGTTCGTGAGATGCGTGAGACGAGAACAGCTCCTGTGGCTCAAAAGTATGAGAAGAAGCCTTCAATGGCAGCCGGTATTAAGGGTTTTAGCACTTTGCAGTCCTTCCCCCGTGGCATGGAATGTATTGATCCTCTAGGATTGGGGTAAATGTTGTGGTCTTTTCTTGTAACTCATTTGGGCAAATAACTATCTTAATGTATATTATTCTGTTGCTTTGATAACTCTTAATCGACACTTGATagaattttgagttcaaaTCATTTGGTTGTTGAAACTGACGGTTGCCTTCCCATTTATGGCGACATTACCTGTTCCTTTTTGTACTGTTagtaatagtttttttttttttttttgattacgTACTGTTAGTAATAGTTGAACTcctatataaagaaaaaaatgaagtattACATACTTAGTAACTTTAGTAGAACAAGTTACTACAGAATATTAGAGTGTTAGCCTATGCCCTAGAATATTTACACTTAATATCATTTCTGCTGACATTTGTTTATCTTGTCTTGACAGGATAATAGACAACAAGACATTAAGATTGATCACTGACTCATCGGGAAGCACTCCAAAATCTGATAGAGATAATGTAGACAACAGCCTTCGTggtatttcattttcatctaGTTTTCAACATGTTTGGCAATTTTGCTGCTGGCTATTGAGTTTTACTTTCATTGTTAAAACTTATTTAACATCTTTTTTAATGTGGTTTTCTCATaacattatcatttttttgaaaatatgattttgtaaAAGGGATGATAGGAGCTTATACTTCTGCTTcccaaaattaacaataacgtaatattttttgtttgtatcTTTTTAATTGTTCCTGCTAGTTTGAAATGTTTATTGATAAGTATCATGCATGCGTAATGAAAGGTTTAAATTAGTCttccattattaattttccaatTACTAGGAGGATAGAATCTTGTAAATCTTTACTCTTTTCATTCTTGATGTCGCTGCATTGCTGATTTCTCTTGAATGgtaagcttttgcttttggagagccatttatatatttttttctccttaGAGTGGAGATATTTTTGTGTAATCTTTTGTCCTACACTGGAGCCTGTAAGTTATAACTTTGcctattttattatgttattttttggaTTCCTCAGTTATCATCtttgtgaatatttttcaaacttcATCCTGGCCGCATGGGTCGGTGATGTCTGTTGATTGTCTGCTTTGTATTAATTGTATGGACTGTGGATGATTCTATTTTATATGCAAATTTTTGCAGAGAAGTTGATGTATTTCTCTGACAGCTTTAATGCAAAGTTGTTTCTATCACGAGTTCACCAAAATACCAGCTCAGCGGACTTAGAGGCTGGTGCTCTTGCTTTAAAAACTGATCTTAAAGGACGGACTCAGCAGAGAAAACAATTGGTTAAAGACAATTTTGATTGCTTTGTCTCTTGCAAAACTACAATTGATGGTATGTAAACATCTCTAATCTATCTTGGGGCTACTCTTATTTTCGGGAATGGACTCTTTTGCTCTTGGTTTTTgatgtttaaaatatataagagtGTTATTTAACGGGGATAATTGCAGTCTTATGGTATTTAGTTGGAGTATGTTAATGCTTTTGTAGATATTGAGTCAAAATTGAAACGAATTGAAGAAGATCCTGAAGGTTCAGGCACTGCTCACTTGTTCAAATTAATGCAAGGAGTTAGTTCACAGGCTAACCGTGCTTTTGAGCCTCTATTTGAGAGACAGGTAGGTGAGATCCTAATTTTACATTTGCCTGGAAATTCGCATGTCTAGACTCAAAGCAATGATGAGCTTCATTTATTTCTTGAATGACTGTATCTTAGGCTCAAGCGGAGAAGATAAGGTCTGTCCAAGGAATGCTTCAGAGGTTCAGAACATTATTTAACTTGCCCAGTACTATTCGTGGAAGCATAAGCAAGGGTGAATTTGACCTGGCTGTCAGAGAATACAAAAAAGCAAAGTCGATAGCACTGCCCTCTCATGTATGCTAGAAACCTAACTTTTTGTCATGGCTGTTGATGTAAATAATTTCCATTCTAATATTTAAGTGTTAAGTGATACATTTGCTGTATGTAAATGACAAGAATACATATTATGTAACATTTGTCAGCATATATGCTAATGTGTTTATTAGTGTAGTTTATGTATGTGAAAGGAATTGTGATGGTATCTCTAAAGGAGAGAGCTGGATTTCCACATATATTTTGATCAGTGGATGACCTACTAACTAGTTTTACTCTGTATTGTTTTGTTACTTTGCTGTTTGCATGCTCTAATAAATTTCAGATCATGTCTTTCCTGGTTTATGCTGATTAAGATCATTTTTGGTTGTGTCCTTGAGCTGTGTTATCTAATGCCAtaattttaaacttgtatTGCTTCAGCATGTATTACCATGACCATGCTTTTCTTtcatacttgaacaaatatgtTTTATTCTGCATATTTCAGGTAAACATATTGAAACGTGTTCTTGAAGAGGTTGAAAAGGTCATGCAGGAGTTCAAAGCCATGCTGTACAAGTCTATGGAAGACCCCCATATAGACTTGACAAATGTGAGCTTATAGTAGTCCCCTGTTATTTTATGAACTGTCTGCAGTCACATTGAACATGATGCCAAACAAGTTACTGCTTTTCGCTACTGCAATTATGGGAAAAATGCGCTCAAATAGTTCTTactgattaaattaaataaatagaaaacaggAGGGAAATAAAGGATAGAAGAGAAGAGTAAATGAGTTAAGTTGACAGTTAGGTTAAAAAACTGCTCTACTCACTTAAAATACCCTATTTAGATAAATATTTAAGGAGTCTTTCTCTTATTTGACACTTATTAAGTTTTGGGCAACCAGAagttcatatttatttctttaaatttatgtacTAGATCTACTGATCCTTCTTTGTTCGCAATGATTGTTGATGCACTTAGTGGCTGAATATTTAATCCTAAAGCTTTTAATATTCGGTAGAGTATTGAAGGAACTTTGAATCTGAATTAAACCCAAGTGACCAAACATGTATTTATTCTTCAGTTGCCTAggtgttttttaaatatccCTTATCTGCAGCTACTAGGACCCCGTAGACTGGCGATGGATAAGTGAAGTGATGTGCAAGGACTAAGCTagagaatttgaaatttatgctATGTACTTACTGAATATCTCTTGTCACTGGGATATCACTCATGTTTGTTGAGAATCAGTCTTAGTTATTTATTGTTAAGCAGCTATATTTCTTGTAGCTTGAGAATACTGTGAGGCTGTTATTAGAGCTGGAACCCGAGTCAGACCCTGTATGGCATTATTTAAATGTACAGGTAAGTATATCTGTAATtacgtaatttttttttttttttttgggagtaAGATTGTAATTCGCAAGCAGTTTATAATTGAAATGACTGTTTGAACCCCATGTGTAATTGCTTCTAGGCTGTGTTTATTGTACCCTTATTATGTGTCTTAGGACTTGAGGACCTCGGTCTTTGAGCTGGTGAAGTCAGTCCTCAGTTGATGTCCTGTATCTTTCTAAACACCAACGTTCACCACCAAGTCCATCAAAAGAACTGTTTGCACTTAACAAATAGCAGCTTGTAATCTTGAATTGACAAAAACAGAATTGCTCACACTTGAAAAAAAGCCAATTGATACTTTTTGGCCAAAACTATATCTGATATCAATCACATGACAGCTTTACTGAAATTCTCAAGTTATCTTTGACAGAACCACAGAATTCGAGGTTTGTTTGAGAAGTGCACCCTAGATCACGAAGCAAGGATGGAAACGTTGCATAATGAATTACATGAAAGGGCTATGTCTGATGCAAGGTGGCTGCAAATCCAACAAGATCTAAATCAATCTGTATGTGCAACTATAAAAAATGGTTATTGTGATATTGAAatcctttctcttttttatggataatgaGATAACCCATTGGTTGGTGGTTTCTGATTTTGTCTTACATATTCTTTTGATCATTGTCAGTCAGGTGCTGACTACTCTGTTACTTGTGGGAACATACAACCAATAGATTCATTGCCTGTAGAATTAAGCGGTGAAGAAGTTGATGCTTTTAGAGGAAGGTATATCCGGAGGTTAACAGCTGTACTCATCCATCACATACCAGCCTTCTGGAAAGTTGCACTTTCTGTTTTCAGTGGGAAATTTGCAAAGGTATTCTGAATGCTCTTTATTCCAGAACATTGGCTTATTAATGGgtaacaattatattaattatataaattatcctCCAAAAAAAATAGGCTCTATATTATATGTTAAAGGCTCTAGTTGTTGATAATGGTAGTAGTTTGATGTCAATTGTATGTTTTTTGACGAGGAGGCATCAAGGGAAATAATAAATGGAAGAACTAAAAGACTTAGTTAATTCATTGAGAGTggctaaaaagaaaagtagaggaaatttatgcattttaagttaaattttagGGACGTCGGaggtttaattttaattttaacaaacttGTGTTTTCTTATTGTGGCATCTGTTTTCTGTTGTAATATTCTTCGATGTGTTTCTTCATTTGGAATATGTCCTTGCTTGGGATGGATTGTAAATGAGAATTAATATATGCTTTCTTCTTTTGGCATATTTTATGTcatatttccttttttccttttaagataatttctcactctcttttttattatggatttTTCTTAGTCTTCTCAAGTTTCTGCTGAGTCAAATCTTAATGCTTCTGGAAATAAGGCCGAAGAAAAAGTTGGAGAAGGGAAGTATTCGATTCATTCTCTTGATGAAGTCGCTGGAATGATACGCAATACAATATCTGTGTATGAAATCAAGGTGAACATGCACTTATGTTCTTTATGTCAAAACCATTACTATGTTTGGACTAGCAGTTATAGAAGAAACTTTGGTAGCCGTCTTTGGTGTGGGGACTGACTCATAGTACGGTTTACTAGGAGTAAGGTCTAGGATTAACTTAGGATTTGTGAGGATCAGATAATTTGGAAATGTTTCTTGTTTTTTGAGTCGTCTATTTCAGTGGTCTACAACTAAACACAGTTCACAACAGAAATTTTGTGTACTTGGAGTTTGGTACTTTTCTATTTCAAGATCTGTTTACATTGCCAAAAGTTATTAAGTTCGATCTGAGTGTGGATTCTTGTCTTTTTTGTCACTGATTGCAATCTGGTCTTGTGGACTTTggtagtattttattttatttttttagaactTTGAAATCTGAATTAACTTGACAACACAGAGcaagaaatggaagaaatcctaattagattcaaatttattaacttttaggaatatttcaattaatttgtattccaGTTTAATTTTGTTGCCAATTTAGAGTTTTACTGTTTAGGTATTACTTAATTGAGTTGTATCCTAATTTAGGTATGagtattattaaaattggttttctagTCAAATTAGGATAAGTCATagttagtataaataagtgttttttttatgGCTTTTACAAGTAGGCCTTGgttatttgttattgattatttcttgAAATAAACTCCAGATttgagttcaataatattttcagttttcaaaGTTCTATGTGAGTTTTTTAGTTTAGTTAATTCTTGGTATTTTGCAAAATCGACGAGTTTTAACCCCTAGGTTCACGGTATTCCTCCGATCTATCCAGTATTCTCAAGAATCAATTGAATATTAGAATATTAAACTTGTGTTGCATCAAATTTGGTAACTCTATTTCGaagtttcttttaatcttGAGCAATCAAACTCAAAATCCTTAACATTCTAACCAAAACATCTTCTTTGGAGatgaaatttttcataatgatGTTGTGGTTTCAtgactcaattttttttcctttcttttttcagtcactttaaaattagaaataataaagaaaaagggcAAAACAGCaattaactcaaaatagaGTTACCGATGGGAGTAATCGGAAACTGGATGAGGTGGTTGGATCTGAAAGAGTTGCAGTTGTTGTGTTACCAAactgatgcagcggaagttta contains:
- the LOC102611852 gene encoding exocyst complex component SEC5A isoform X4, whose protein sequence is MSSDSDEDELLQMALKEQAQRRVVYDTPQPRKPVTNYVQQPKSAATQKGGRSQGKKYEEEEESEVEMLSISSGDEEVSRDRGLAAKNRARGRKDDDGTWDGDEPNCWKRVDEAELARRVREMRETRTAPVAQKYEKKPSMAAGIKGFSTLQSFPRGMECIDPLGLGIIDNKTLRLITDSSGSTPKSDRDNVDNSLREKLMYFSDSFNAKLFLSRVHQNTSSADLEAGALALKTDLKGRTQQRKQLVKDNFDCFVSCKTTIDDIESKLKRIEEDPEGSGTAHLFKLMQGVSSQANRAFEPLFERQAQAEKIRSVQGMLQRFRTLFNLPSTIRGSISKGEFDLAVREYKKAKSIALPSHVNILKRVLEEVEKVMQEFKAMLYKSMEDPHIDLTNLENTVRLLLELEPESDPVWHYLNVQNHRIRGLFEKCTLDHEARMETLHNELHERAMSDARWLQIQQDLNQSSGADYSVTCGNIQPIDSLPVELSGEEVDAFRGRYIRRLTAVLIHHIPAFWKVALSVFSGKFAKAEEKVGEGKYSIHSLDEVAGMIRNTISVYEIKVHNTFNDLEDSNILRSYMRDAIEEISKACQAFEAKESAPPVAVMVLRTLQAEITKIYIGRLCSWMQGSTDGISKDETWIPVSILERNKSPYTISYLPLAFRSIMKSAMDQISLMIHSLRSEATKSEDMYAQLLEIQESVRLSFLNRFLDFAGHLEHIASELAQNKSNKESQHLQNGYSSDPCTESLSDIPGSVVDPHQRLLIVISNIGYCKDELSSELYNKYKDIWLQSREKDQEGTDIQDLVMSFSGLEEKVLEQYTFAKANLIRTAATTFLLDSGVQWGAAPAVKGVRDVAVELLHTLVAVHAEVFAGAKPLLDKTLGILVEGLIDTFLSLFDENQSNNLKSLDANGFCQLMLELDYFETILNPYFTHDARESLKNLQGVLLEKATVSVAEAVENPGHHRRPTRGSEDALADERQQGMTVSPDDLIALAQQYSSELLQAELERTRINTACFVESLPLDSVPESAKVAYGFRGSMDPSGRNYPAMDSPSRNYRNAQPTGSPSFARHRRR
- the LOC102611852 gene encoding exocyst complex component SEC5A isoform X2; translated protein: MSSDSDEDELLQMALKEQAQRRVVYDTPQPRKPVTNYVQQPKSAATQKGGRSQGKKYEEEEESEVEMLSISSGDEEVSRDRGLAAKNRARGRKDDDGTWDGDEPNCWKRVDEAELARRVREMRETRTAPVAQKYEKKPSMAAGIKGFSTLQSFPRGMECIDPLGLGIIDNKTLRLITDSSGSTPKSDRDNVDNSLREKLMYFSDSFNAKLFLSRVHQNTSSADLEAGALALKTDLKGRTQQRKQLVKDNFDCFVSCKTTIDDIESKLKRIEEDPEGSGTAHLFKLMQGVSSQANRAFEPLFERQAQAEKIRSVQGMLQRFRTLFNLPSTIRGSISKGEFDLAVREYKKAKSIALPSHVNILKRVLEEVEKVMQEFKAMLYKSMEDPHIDLTNLENTVRLLLELEPESDPVWHYLNVQNHRIRGLFEKCTLDHEARMETLHNELHERAMSDARWLQIQQDLNQSSGADYSVTCGNIQPIDSLPVELSGEEVDAFRGRYIRRLTAVLIHHIPAFWKVALSVFSGKFAKSSQVSAESNLNASGNKAEEKVGEGKYSIHSLDEVAGMIRNTISVYEIKVHNTFNDLEDSNILRSYMRDAIEEISKACQAFEAKESAPPVAVMVLRTLQAEITKIYIGRLCSWMQGSTDGISKDETWIPVSILERNKSPYTISYLPLAFRSIMKSAMDQISLMIHSLRSEATKSEDMYAQLLEIQESVRLSFLNRFLDFAGHLEHIASELAQNKSNKESQHLQNGYSSDPCTESLSDIPGSVVDPHQRLLIVISNIGYCKDELSSELYNKYKDIWLQSREKDQEGTDIQDLVMSFSGLEEKVLEQYTFAKANLIRTAATTFLLDSGVQWGAAPAVKGVRDVAVELLHTLVAVHAEVFAGAKPLLDKTLGILVEGLIDTFLSLFDENQSNNLKSLDANGFCQLMLELDYFETILNPYFTHDARESLKNLQGVLLEKATVSVAEAVENPGHHRRPTRGSEDALADERQQGMTVSPDDLIALAQQYSSELLQAELERTRINTACFVESLPLDSVPESAKVAYGFRGSMDPSGRNYPAMDSPSRNYRNAQPTGSPSFARHRRR